The genomic segment gcttctgccccctggtggtcagtgtgcatcatagcgactggtcattctagtcgttctgctgtttggtcactggacttttattatataggactagaggcccagtgcacaaaaatctgtgcactcaggggggtccctcattctggcctgcaccctctcacaatccgggacccctcgggtagggtccctaggcctggcctgatatcagggcctatcggggcttcccttcccccaggtttagacagctggccccacccccgccactgccactgcttgccttCTGTGCATCATtgtcttccctcccctgccactggtggcctccctctgcaggcaacaggcatgGAGTActatggcttggctggcctgggcatcCCTCTATGGGGCGATCTCTGGCCAGCCTCACACCTGCCAgtagcctgggcctctctctttctttgcttgGGGGCAGGGTCAGCCTACCTGATtagccctaaccactctgcctgtctgcctgatcacccctaaccgcttgcttgggggtggggccagcccggtGAGGGGTcgtctgcctatctgatcacccctaaccacttctctgCCTActtgatcaaccctaaccactggtctgcctgcctggtcacccctaaccactctgcctgcctgcctgattgcccctaaccgtttgcttgggggcagggccaacccagcaaggggccatctgcctacctgattgcccttaactgctagcctgcctacctgattgcccctaacaacttacctgcctacctgatcgcccttaactgctggTCTGcgtgcctaatcacccctaaccactctgcctgcctgtctgatctcccctaaccacttgcttgggggttgggccagcccagcgaggggccacggtggttctggtctctggtcgttccaGTAGTTACACTTATAGtagctggccttttattatataggatacatttttatttttccaaaaatatcaGGATTATGGACAATGGACAGTTGTGCTTGACAAAAGAAATTACAAGGAAAACTGAGACAGCAGTCTGAATCCTAAGCATAATGGCACTAACAACattaaaaaccaaccaaccaaacaaacaaaaaaaccgtGCTGGGAGCAATGATGGGAGAATATTTCCTCAGAAATAGGAAGGACATTTGTCTAGACAGTGTTTCATAAAAAATGAGACTctatgactttaaaataaaacttctttcTCATTTTGAACATAAAATCTGCCTTCATAAAACTGGAAGGTGAAAGACAAGAGCTAAATACATAGGGACTGGGACAAAGAACATATTTAGAATATTTCCTTCATTGCATTTGACAGTTAATAATTAAATGTGCAAAATagaattataattgttttattttacctgTGTTTATTTTACCTGCATGATTTTGTGCCTTTTCAAATATTGTGggaggattatgtatttttgaatATGCTTTCTCAAGCTTCTTTCTACATGTTACTGCTGCTGGCATAGAATCGCTAACAGGTTGGCCAGAGCCCACTGCAAAAGAAAAAGGTTACTTCGAAAGtataagaaaaattgtttttgaaataaagacactaatatatttgtctttatttcatGATCCTATAAACTGTAAGAggttttagaaaataatacatctatagcatatatttctttaaagttGGGTTGAATATGTAAATGAACATCTTGGTTATTAATAAGATGACCTCACATTGCTTTTGTAAGGAAGGAATAATGAATTAGTTTGGGCAAAAGGCAGAATAGATGCTAGCTATTAAAGTCacaattaagaaaacaaagcatCATGTCATATTGAAATCTAGGTAAATCTACATAATGTATCAGAAAACTTCTAGAAATAGATGACATTTTAATGAGCCTGTtccaattaatttttatgaaaatgatgaggaaaaaaattacttatttaacTTAATTCCAACTCCTTGAGTTACAAGAGTTATATTATTAATTGAAGTTCGTTCACGTGTCCCCTTTTAGTGAGAAATTGTCAGCTAAAAGCTATTTATGTTTGAATACTATTAGAGCAGAGTAGAAGTGAAAGAATGGGatacaatacatttattttatgttaatttcctTTGAGCTCAGTAATGACAGTTATCGTGGTGATTCAGGGATAGTAACAAGGAAAAGAAGAATTTAACTGCAAGTGAGTAGATGTATGGCTAGTCTTAGTTATGAATGTAATACAATTTTTACTTTCTAGCAAGCCATTTAACCTCACTTAACCTCTGTCATCAACTTTTTCCAAGCATAAATTTATTCCATTCCCATTTAAAAGATTATAAGTATATTAAATAGGAAGAATTTGAATATTGAATAAACACACATTTCAGAGATTGAGTATACCACTGTAGCATTATTCCAACaacttacatatatatagatatatgtataatcTTATGTAATCAAAGTTAATTATGGGTTTTATTAATGTATTGCCCCTGAAAATGTATTCAAGTATTTTCTCCATCTAGGGGctgtatataaatataatgtgGTCTTACTGATGGTATTAATACAATGTTTGTATAATGTTAATAATAGTCACCTTAAAAATTCCaactcccctttccccccttaAGTGCTGATCCCACTGGCAATAACATTCATGTTACCTGATAGAATGAAGACaccaaagaagaacaaaataaaagaaaagagaagaatctTCATTATTAATGATTTCTGAGGAGAAAAAAAGTCCACAGACCTTCTGTTTTCATTCAGTTGTTgttaaaataaggaagaaaaataatcatttcatttatagatttctttttttgcagTCTTGATTACTGAGGCTTAGTAAAAGTAAGAACATTTCTTGCTTGGTTGAATAGTGCCCTGTTGTAAGAGATGGTGTCTAGAAAAAGCTGGTATATTGTCCTAGAAAAATATCTGCTAACTCCTCTTGAGGTCAGTATCTCTAAGAAACTTTAACAGTTATAATATTATAGATATAAATTGCTGAGTGaccaagttaaaaataatttgtagcaATTCACATAATATTCAGGAGAAATGTGTTTAAATaatcacatttaatattttaatgtcccTAATGTGAAAAATGAATCTTAATGTAATGAGAAATCCAAAATGTAAATTTAGACTGAAATTGCTATtgagaatatttaattttacacacaaactATTGAGATTCAGAGTGGTTAAGTGATTTCATAATATgcatcacttttatttaaaatgtatattaaaaaaataatgactgcaTACTGATGTGTTTGAAAATTACCTTATATAGCTTATTTGTACCTGAAGAAGGGTCTAGTCACTCAAGTAGGATTCATAAATGTCAATGTGCAAATATCCTATGTTATAACATCAGATtgcatttctcttcttttctatGTAGTTTGGACTATTTTTGACCCCATTTGCAAGTTTTCCAAAGTCCATTATAGTAGATATTGGAGAAGAGCAACTGAAATTGTTCTCCAGACCCCATGAGCAGATGTTAGGAGCAACAGTCCATTGATTCTCTCTTACTATGCCCAAAGAAGGCACTAAAGTCAGGATGGCCAAGTGGTCTAAGGCCAAAGAAGGCACTAAGCATCTGGATATAAAAGAGTGCCAGTGAACATTACTCATCCTTATTCTACAGCAACAGAGGTGTTGGCCATTACAACATTCATCAATATTCAGAATCTTGGCAAGGCTTCCTGAACAAACCAATGGAGGGATGTGTCCAAGAATTATTTCTTTCTACAACCAATTTCTACACtctataaaatgttaattaaaaaaatttaaaatcttctATTTAGAGCTTAGAACCTGACTGATAATTTTACCATCATCTGACATATTTAAAACCATTTAGCTCAATCTCCATGTAAGATTAATTCAACAGAAATTAATCAAATACCTACCATGTGGCTATTGCAGCTCTCATAGCTGTGGTATAACTGAAGAAGATAGGATATATTATTGTTGTGGATAAAAATAAgtactaaaaaaaaagagagagagagaagaagtacTAGTTGAGTAACTAGAATTAAATTTCAAGTTCTATTAAAAACAGTTTACCAGAATTTAATTGAAAGTGAATAGATACTGTAATTTAACTGAAAGTGAGTAGGAATTCTGTTAGGAGATTCCTGTttaattttctattctattctttcCCAAAGATATGACAAAGGTGAAATACCGTTATCTTCCTCCTAAGGCTGAAGCCAATTAGAACTGTATTTTGGATATTGTCTTTATTaaatctgaaggaaaaaaaaaacccacagcaaCATAAAACATTACTGCCAATTCACTTAGAATACTTTTTGACCCAGGCCTCATGGAGAATAAGGGAATCACTCTCTTTTTTGAACAAGTAAGCATCATCTCAATCATTTGCTCTGGTTGTCCAACATGATAAACACATTCTACAGGATCGATATCAcatagaacaggcgtcctcaaactacggcccgcgggccacatgtgggtgtttttgccgttttgtttttttacttcaaaatacgatatgtgcagtgtgcatagaaatttgttcacagttttttttaaaactatagtccggtcctccaatggtctgagggacagtgaactggccccctgtttaaaaagtttgagaacccctgacATAGAAGAACTAGACTATtcctttaaacatttattatttttattatttaaattatatttttgcttatagatataaagaattttaaatcatagataaatggataatttAGAAATGGTTGGATTTATTGATCACTATTCTATGATTAACTCATAGTCACTTTAGATATAGATAGTAGTAGTGAAACAGATAAAAATACCTTGTCAATATTCTGAGGAACAACTTATTTttgaaaagacaagaaaagaaatatatgacAATTCAGGAGGATAAATGCCATCTATGTTGTATGAAAATAGTCTCTTATGTGTCTTCTGAGTGTAATATTTTCCCTCCTATAGCACAAAGTTCAACATTGAAGATTGAATATTACAATGTTTCTGGACTAGGGATTTTTTTGGATCTAATAAGAAAAACATAGGCTATGGAAATTAAAGTAGAAATTAATACAGCaagtacattaaatattttatcctgttTAATTCTCTTCACTTCGTAATTATCCTTATTCAGTTATAGAGAAGCAAATTATTAACACAATTAATGGTTTGGGACCtatgatatttaaatttatcaACAACCATGTGATCTTGGGTAATGGAAATGCACATTTATTTGCCCTCTGTTggtcaagaaacaaagaaaatactcCCCTTTGGACTGATCAGACCATCTTCTTCAGAAGCAGAGTCTCTCTAATTAAGTTTGCCCTCATTACTAagaaattactttattatttttaatcaccacaaaaagaatttaaaaaaattttaaaacactttaggGAAAAGAAGtgagaggaaaatagaaaatccaGTCTAAGAaataaactctaaaaaaaaaaaaaaaaaaaaaaaaaaactatgtaaaAGAGATGAAGAATTACAAAATCAACAAGTTGTTTCTTGTTGAACTGAGGGGCCCAAACTGTTCCATTCTCTCTATTCAAAATCAAGGGACACCATCAATGACAAAATCTGCTGCCACTCCATATGTATTTATTTggcaggaaaaaatgaaaagggtGAACTATCCCCATCCACCTTTCTATCACATTTTTCCTTGCAACCATCAACTGTGGTTCTTTCATCCGCAGTACCAAGAGTTTGGTATACACTTCtgattttgagttaatatttcaTATGTTCAAAAGTGCATATGAAATTAGTACAAGGATTGAGTAAGCAGTGTTTAAAGACAATGAagtgaagataaaatatttgctctgttatttttcaatctttttaccTTCAAGCGTAAAAAACagatttaatttaatcctcatttgtttctttatgtagtaaataaaaacttattattttacataataagTACTCTTTacttaaaagatttaaaattcagTAAATCTTCTCTTGATCAAGATGGCATTAATGTTCCCCTCACTATGCCTGAATTTCAGATAGGTTTCTTTCTGACAATAGACCCCTTATATTACCGAAATATAATAAATGTGTTCTTAtacatttactttagaaaacttgcgaacataaattctttctctgccctTCCGAGATATAAATATTCTTCCAGTCTCTAGCTAGTTTTGTAATCCAAGGACATCTTTCTCTAGGACCTTCTCAAGGATTAAGTGACTGCCATGATTTGCTAGTCTCTTAGCTCTGATCAATGGCATAAAAAGGTGAAAAAGTACATCAACCTAGCTTTTgagatgtgtatttttttttcaagaaatagaCAATAAAGAATGGGATGTGTGTATTTCAAATAGGAAGATATCCATGATTTCTATATAACTTCACAGAACCTGCAGATGGGAGAGAAAGAACTctccttaaataaataaagtcttgtACAGATATGGTCATTTGGAGAAAACAATGGATGGTTTTGCAGCAGTGAGATAATGAAAGGAAAAGCAACCAAATGAGAAATAAGTTCAAGGTGAAGGAAACTTTGCCCAGAATTGATGTAGCAGGAAGAGGTATAATTTAGGCAACTTTGAAGTGATAATGCTTTTGTGTGATCTCCAAGTTGGAAACTATGTCCGGGCTGATCACAAAGTGAAATCACTAAGGCTGAAGACCCAAGAACATTCTGTAATATCAAGCCCAGATAACAGAATTCATAGAATATAGAAAGTTCTTCCTGAACATCTTGTAACATTTCAATCCAACCACATagctatttcaaaataaacagtTTCATTAAAATGCTGCATTCCCTTTGATCTTAATCTATCCTCCACTGGCATTCTAAGTAGTGGTAGTCATTAGATTAGTGATAAAACTTTATAACATAGTGAGAATAATAAATGTTGTGTCTTTGtttaagacaaaaagaaaaaaatgaaaatcaaagcaATCAGGTCACAAGGGCATGGAGAATAATACAAAATATGAGAATTGACTTGAAACTCATGGTTATTAAACATTTCTTGACTTACAGATTCTAGATTCACGAATATTTATGGTAGGAGTGAAAGGAATTTGGCTGTAGAATAAGGCCTGAAACAGTGTTGGAGCTTTTGTGTGTGCAGCTAATATTTATCTGAGAATCCTCCTTGTTCCTTAGTTACTGCAACGACTTCTTTCAGCTCATGGTCACAGAAACATAtgagccagctggtgtggctcagtggttgagcgtcgacccatgaaccaagaggtcaccagtttgatttcagtcagggcagatgctcaTGTTGCAGGTTTGTttcccagaagggggtgtgcagaagccagctgatcaatgattctctctcatcattgatgtttttatctctctattctctattcctttctctctaaaatcagtaaaatcaatttctttctctctaaaaaatttaatttacaaaagcaTATGGGAGTAGAGCCGTACACCAGTGTAAGGCCCCAGAATGTGCAAGCTAGAAGCAAAAGAGCAATAGAATGGCCACCTTCTTACTCTTTCCTTTAACTCTGTCACTTGAGGTTAAGGAAATGGCATCTTTGTACTTGTAAAAGGAAGCTGCTCATCAaagccttttttttccccccagggaattaataaaattaattgtgCTTTCAGGGAATTAATAAAAAGGCTTGGTGCGCCCTaatcagtatggctcagtggatagagcgtcagcctgcggactgaagggtcccaggtttgattctggtcaagggcatgtaccttggttgcgggcacattcccagtagggggtgtgcaagaggcagctgattgatgtttctctctcatcgatgtctctaactctctatccctctcccttcctctctgtaaaaaataaataaaatatattaaaaaaaagaaaagaaagccttgGTGCAAATTATATTATGACAGAACTTTATGTTTACAATCCTACTGAAATAATGTGGTCCCCAGAAcacaaaaatgttttccaaaatctGTAAAAGTCCTTTATGCATCTCAATATCCTCTTTGAGAGTGGAGGAGTCAGCTAGGAAGGAGCGTTTAATGCCTCTTCTATGCTCAAAACTTcctaaattaaaaaggaaattaacttATTGTGCATCACTATGCTGAGTGTTATATTAAACATGTTCCTTGTGGTCCATTTCTCATAACAATCTTGCTGGATGGGTATTGCTATCTCCatttaaaaagaggagaaattTAGATTCAGAGAAGATGTATTATTTAGGTTATGCTAAATGCTGATACAAAGTCACCCAGATGTGAATAATGCCTTCAACTTGATAGAAATCTATTCTTGTCTCTCTATTGTCAAAATGGGTAACACTGATTTGTAGGGTTGCAAAGCCCTGATTGTTGGCTTGTTTGCTGAGGCATCCACTTCAAAGATGGCTCTTGAATAAACACATTGCCAGCCACGCATTAGATAAagagccaggcctcctccccacaatgaggctctttttcttttttagagattTTGGTTGATTTTAATAACTAACCACCTGGTATTTTTCCTCTTCCCACACTTTAAATTCCTACCCATATGTTTAAATTTATCAACAAGGAGTGAGCCCATGAAACACTGGGCTCCTATCCTCAACCCCAATAAAAGGAGAACCccaagcttctctctctctctctctctctctctctctctctctctctctctctcccctccctcctccaactCCCcaatctctcactctctcactgaGAGTGCCCTGTAATTTCCAGGATGTATAAAAGTAACAAATCTCCCTCCCCCGACCCAAAGTTTCCTGATGGTTATTGCTAAATCAATCAAtctatacataaaataataaaaaataaagggcatTTTGCAATCATAAGAACcacagggctgggccagccacaACACTGGTTATCGATAGGCAAAGTCCAACACAAAAAAACAGGGCTCTCTTCCAACAATTTATTCAGGGATCCAGGTCCTTTGCAATCTTATGATTCTGTGACCTTTAAAATGTGGGTTTCAAGGTGACAGAGGAAAGGACAAGAGAAGCAGAATCCATATGGGGTTATAAACTATTCCTAAAGATGGTACATACTACTTCCTTTGACCAGAACTCAGTCATGTAGCTGTCTTTGATTCTAAGGTAGCCTGGAAAATACATCTTAGTATGAtctcagaaagaagagaaaatgagtttGGGAACAGCTAGTCAGTCTCAAGCACACTCAACTTTTTTAGTCATCAACATGCATTTAAATCTTTGTCCCACATATAGAACAACCTCTTTTCTTCCCCAAAGAAAATAGCTCCAAATATCATTCCAACAAAGCATCCAGCTAAGAGTCCAGGATTTTCTTGTGCTAGGTGGCCTTCTCTCTCAGGTTTGGATatgtcatattaaaatatatgttatccTTCAGAAGATAGGCATAAGGATAATCATAACAATATCATTTGTAGTAGCATATCATTGGAAATAATttcatggaagaaaataaataaattgtggtatattcaaaATAGTCAATTAACAATGAATATGAGTTAACTCCacctatattaaaaatatatttatacagtcCTAATATGTATGACTTATATGTAATTCTAACACCTTTGAGTAACAATGTggataaattaaactttattagcAGGTGGTATATAAgaaatttctaagaaaaacaCCCTGTTATATTGTGCACTTTTTGTAAAGTTCACTTTGGGTAGAAACTAATTCTCTAAGTATGAATGTGAATGGAGGTGTCTACACAAAAAAGCAGAGAGAAATTGTTACTTTAGAGAGCTGAGGTGTGAAGAACCAGATATGGTTAGCAAAGCAGGCCCAGAAAAGTCATGCATGATGTTGGAGCAGAGTCCTGGACACTCCTCTATATGCTAGGcagtatttcttttattattgactaggggcccagtgcacgaattcgtgcaccttgaaaggaactgtgtggGTCACGAggttgtggtgggcacaggggcgggtctcaacCCAT from the Eptesicus fuscus isolate TK198812 chromosome 10, DD_ASM_mEF_20220401, whole genome shotgun sequence genome contains:
- the LOC103300631 gene encoding beta-defensin 112 isoform X1 → MKILLFSFILFFFGVFILSVGSGQPVSDSMPAAVTCRKKLEKAYSKIHNPPTIFEKAQNHAGKINTASSKEDPFVLNRSEICVKLSGQCKRKCGEKEFRMVYCVIPTVLCCIRECDPEEYY
- the LOC103300631 gene encoding beta-defensin 112 isoform X2, giving the protein MKILLFSFILFFFGVFILSVGSGQPVSDSMPAAVTCRKKLEKAYSKIHNPPTIFEKAQNHAASSKEDPFVLNRSEICVKLSGQCKRKCGEKEFRMVYCVIPTVLCCIRECDPEEYY